Proteins co-encoded in one Deltaproteobacteria bacterium genomic window:
- a CDS encoding glycosyltransferase, translated as MMKHQKMVQVEDYEQFVGAETIERIRDKAKPLQDLHVANVNSTYYGGGVAEILSSLTLLMNSLGIKTGWRLIQGAPDFFSITKKMHNALQGGEINLSERKMQIYEDIIYQNAIRNHLDNHNMVIIHDPQPLPMINHYKKSGPWVWRCHVDLTNLNHELWNYLAPFVEKYDAVIVTLKEYMQKLKTPQVCFMPAIDPFSIKNREMSEAEVSERLDHYNIPTDLPLVVQISRFDRWKDPGGVIRAFKLARKDVDCTLVLLGNVATDDPEGPRVYESLLDQQDERVIILSHQDSALVNVLQRRAAVVLQKSIREGFGLTVTEAMWKGTAVIGGNVGGIRYQIKDGVNGFLVSSVEEAAERIVQLVKDEKLRKQLGQKAKETVRERFLLTRYLEQYLDLFSSFETIYRLTNSK; from the coding sequence ATGATGAAACATCAAAAAATGGTTCAAGTCGAAGACTATGAACAGTTCGTCGGAGCGGAAACGATCGAGCGCATTAGAGATAAAGCAAAGCCACTCCAGGACCTCCATGTGGCCAATGTAAATTCGACCTACTATGGGGGTGGTGTGGCGGAGATATTGTCATCGCTGACGCTTTTGATGAACAGCCTGGGTATCAAGACGGGATGGAGGTTGATTCAAGGAGCACCAGATTTCTTCAGCATCACCAAAAAGATGCACAATGCCCTGCAAGGAGGGGAGATCAATTTGAGCGAACGGAAGATGCAAATTTACGAGGACATCATCTATCAAAATGCCATTCGAAACCACCTGGATAACCACAATATGGTCATTATCCACGACCCCCAACCCCTTCCCATGATCAATCACTATAAGAAGAGCGGCCCCTGGGTCTGGCGCTGCCACGTCGACCTGACGAACCTGAACCATGAACTGTGGAACTACTTGGCTCCGTTCGTAGAAAAATATGACGCGGTGATTGTTACCCTCAAAGAATACATGCAAAAACTTAAGACGCCACAGGTGTGCTTCATGCCAGCGATCGATCCCTTCTCCATCAAGAACCGAGAAATGAGCGAAGCTGAGGTCAGTGAGCGGCTGGATCACTATAACATCCCCACGGACCTGCCACTGGTAGTGCAGATCTCCCGCTTTGATCGCTGGAAGGATCCAGGGGGTGTCATTCGGGCATTCAAACTGGCAAGAAAGGATGTAGACTGCACGCTCGTGCTGCTCGGCAATGTGGCCACAGACGACCCGGAAGGCCCAAGGGTGTACGAATCGCTGCTTGACCAACAGGATGAGCGTGTCATCATCCTCAGCCATCAGGACTCGGCGCTGGTGAACGTACTACAGCGCAGGGCGGCCGTTGTGCTGCAAAAGTCCATCCGCGAAGGTTTTGGCCTAACGGTTACTGAGGCCATGTGGAAAGGTACTGCCGTTATCGGAGGCAACGTCGGTGGAATCCGTTACCAGATCAAGGATGGCGTGAATGGGTTCCTGGTCTCATCTGTTGAGGAAGCAGCAGAGAGGATTGTCCAGTTGGTCAAGGATGAGAAACTGCGGAAGCAACTGGGACAAAAGGCGAAGGAGACCGTGAGGGAAAGATTTCTGCTGACGCGCTACCTGGAACAATACCTTGACCTCTTCAGCTCTTTTGAGACGATCTACCGGTTAACCAATAGCAAATAA
- a CDS encoding NifU family protein — MREKVEEVLKKVRPALQADGGDIELVDVEDGVVKVRLTGACAGCPMSTMTLKMGVERILKEQIPELKKVEAL, encoded by the coding sequence ATGCGGGAAAAGGTAGAAGAGGTATTGAAAAAGGTCAGGCCGGCCCTGCAGGCAGACGGTGGAGATATAGAGTTGGTGGACGTGGAAGATGGAGTGGTAAAGGTCAGGCTTACGGGGGCCTGTGCAGGTTGCCCTATGTCCACCATGACCCTAAAGATGGGCGTAGAGCGGATCTTGAAGGAGCAGATCCCGGAGCTAAAAAAAGTGGAGGCCCTTTAG